One Persicobacter psychrovividus DNA window includes the following coding sequences:
- the miaB gene encoding tRNA (N6-isopentenyl adenosine(37)-C2)-methylthiotransferase MiaB: MSDIIKDLGVLDNDEQHSQKVDATAVKISQKVNPERTKKMYIESYGCQMNFSDSEIITSIMAENGYGTTDTYKDADVILLNTCSIREKAEKTIRKRLEEFNAVKRTKRDLMVGVLGCMAERLKSQLLEEEKVVDLVVGPDAYRDLPALVSKVEDGQKAVNTILSKEETYADVTPVRLNSNGLTAFISIMRGCDNMCSFCIVPFTRGRERSRDPHSIVAEAKDLFDKGYREVTLLGQNVDSYKWAKDVDTNTKKEINKLGAEEIVNFADLLKMVAAVSPDLRVRFSTSHPKDITDDVLYAMRDHENICNYIHLPAQSGNSRVLDLMNRTYDREWYINRVDAIRSIIGEDCGISSDFITGFCTETEEEHQETLSLMEYVKYDYAYMFFYSERPGTLAAKKFEDDIPLDVKKRRLEEIIAVQNASSLARNKRQVGQVQKVLVEKISKKDENQLSGRNSANKVVVFDKEHYKPGDYVMVKITDCTQGTLLGKAVEA, from the coding sequence ATGAGCGATATCATTAAAGACCTTGGGGTTTTGGATAACGATGAGCAACACTCTCAAAAAGTGGATGCTACGGCCGTTAAAATCAGCCAAAAAGTAAATCCTGAACGCACAAAGAAAATGTACATTGAAAGTTATGGTTGTCAGATGAACTTCTCGGATTCCGAGATCATCACCTCCATCATGGCTGAAAATGGATATGGTACAACAGATACTTACAAGGATGCTGATGTCATCTTACTGAACACTTGTTCAATCCGTGAGAAAGCTGAAAAAACCATTCGCAAAAGACTCGAGGAATTCAATGCCGTAAAGCGCACAAAACGCGACCTGATGGTAGGTGTGTTGGGTTGTATGGCTGAAAGACTTAAATCTCAGCTCCTTGAAGAGGAAAAAGTGGTGGATTTGGTTGTAGGACCAGATGCTTACCGAGATCTCCCTGCCCTGGTAAGTAAAGTAGAAGATGGCCAAAAAGCCGTAAACACTATCCTTTCCAAAGAAGAAACCTATGCCGACGTTACCCCTGTTCGTCTGAACAGCAACGGACTGACGGCCTTTATCTCCATCATGCGTGGTTGCGATAATATGTGTTCTTTCTGTATTGTTCCCTTCACCCGTGGACGTGAGCGCAGCCGCGACCCGCACTCTATTGTTGCAGAGGCAAAAGACCTTTTCGATAAGGGCTACCGCGAAGTTACTTTGCTTGGCCAGAATGTGGACTCTTACAAATGGGCAAAAGATGTGGACACCAACACCAAGAAAGAGATCAATAAACTTGGCGCCGAAGAGATCGTCAATTTTGCTGACCTGCTGAAAATGGTGGCCGCCGTTTCTCCAGACCTGCGCGTACGATTCTCCACCTCACACCCAAAAGACATTACGGATGATGTGCTTTACGCCATGCGTGATCACGAGAACATCTGTAACTACATTCACCTGCCCGCACAGTCGGGTAACAGCCGTGTGCTGGATTTGATGAACAGAACTTACGACCGTGAGTGGTACATTAATCGTGTGGATGCCATCCGTAGCATTATTGGTGAAGACTGTGGTATTTCTTCAGATTTCATCACTGGTTTCTGTACTGAAACAGAAGAAGAACACCAGGAAACCCTCTCGCTAATGGAATATGTTAAGTATGACTATGCTTATATGTTCTTCTACTCTGAGCGCCCAGGGACTTTAGCGGCTAAAAAGTTTGAGGACGATATTCCTTTGGACGTTAAAAAACGCCGACTTGAGGAAATCATCGCGGTACAAAATGCCTCGTCTTTAGCAAGAAACAAACGCCAGGTTGGGCAGGTACAGAAGGTCTTGGTAGAGAAAATCTCCAAGAAAGACGAAAACCAACTCAGCGGACGAAATTCTGCCAACAAAGTAGTGGTATTCGATAAAGAACATTACAAACCAGGCGACTATGTGATGGTCAAAATCACCGACTGCACCCAGGGAACACTCCTTGGCAAGGCCGTCGAAGCATAA